The sequence AATCTTTTGCGGCAGAAAAACCTCCCCATGTCGTTTTGAACATAGAGGTCCTGTCTTGACTCTCACTACGCCACCGTTGATTTTTCCATTAATCCATGTCTGAAATCGTTCCTCCGCCCGCCGTTCCTGATTCGAGCTCGATTGAGAAAGCCTCCACCTGGGTGCAGCCCCTTCGCAATGAGATCGGGCGAGTCCTCGTCGGGCAGGCTGAGCTTGTGGATCGTCTCCTGGTCGCCCTTTTAACCAATGGTCATGTTCTTTTGGAGGGGGTGCCTGGACTCGCCAAGACTCTCGCCGTGCGCACGCTTTCCAGTGCGCTTCACGCCGACTTCAAGCGCATCCAGTTCACGCCTGATTTATTGCCGGCGGATGTCATCGGCACCATGGTGTATCATCCTAAAGAGGGAAGTTTTACTGCTCGTCTAGGGCCCATTTTTGCCAATCTCGTCTTGGCCGACGAAATCAACCGTGCCCCGGCTAAGGTCCAAAGCGCCCTGCTGGAAGCCATGCAGGAGCGCCAGGTCACCATAGGTGAGAATACTTACAAGCTACCAGATCCCTTCATGGTTCTCGCCACGCAGAACCCGATCGACCAGGAGGGGACTTACACCCTCCCAGAGGCGCAGTTGGACCGTTTCTTGTTTAAAGTCCGTGTCGTTTACCCCACACCGGCTGAGGAGCGCCGCGTGTTGGACGCCATGGCCACTAGTGCTCCTAAGTTGGAGGTGAATCAGATCACCAAGACCGAAGACATCGTTGCTAGCCGGACTTTGGTGAATGCCATTTACATGGATGAAAAGATTCGGGATTACATCGTCTCCATCATCCAGGCCACTCGCACCCCGGATGCCTACGCTCCGCATCTGAAGCTGCTCATCCGTTGCGGGGCTTCTCCTCGTGGAACTATCAATCTGGCTCTGGCTGCCAAAGCTTACGCTTTCCTGGCGGGACGTAATTACGTCACCCCTCAGGATATCAAAGACCTAGCGCCAGACATCCTGCGCCATCGCATTCTCCTTTCGTATGAGGCCGAAGCAGAAGGAGTGAGCAGTGAAGATGTGATCAAGCAGTTGCTCGACAAGCTGCCTGTGCCGTAAGCACCCAGGTTAAAGATCCCAACGGTCTCCTAGATCTGCTGACTGCCCTGAATCATGTCTGCTTCCACTCCTGAAAACGACGAACAACTCACCCGCATCCTCAAGCGAGTGCGGCGTATCGAGTTGATTACCCGCGGTATGGTGAAGGAAACCTTGGGTGGGCAGTATCATTCTCGGTTTAAAGGGCAGGGGATCGAGTTCGACGATTTTCGCGAATATCAGGCGGGTGATGATGTGCGTTTTCTGGATTGGAATGTAACTGCGCGTATGAACGAGCCGTTCGTGCGCAAATACATTGAGGAGCGTGAACTCACGGCCATGATCGTTGTGGATGTGAGTGGGTCGGGTGACTACGGTAGTCAAGAAGACAGCAAACGTGAGCGCGCTGCTGAGGTCGCTGCGGTTTTCGCCTTCAGCGCGGTACAAAATCAGGATAAAGTGGGCCTCATTCTGGTCTCAGACCGGGTGGAGCACTACCTTCCTGCGCGTAAAGGCAGTGCCCATGCTCTTCGTATTTTGCGAGATATTTTGACGATCCAGCCGAAAAGCCGGAAAACTCAACTCTCACCGGCCTTAGATCTCGCCTTGGAGCGCGTCGCTCATCGTGCTTTGGTGGTGCTGGTATCAGATTTTTTGACCCATGAAACGACTTGGGAGGCCAGCCTGCGATCTCTGGCAGCCAAGCATGATGTGGTCGCTGCTCAAATCAGTGACCCACGGGAGTGGCAGTTACCGGCAGCGGGTCGCCTATGCTTGGAAGATCCAGAAACCGGTGAGCAATTCACCGTGAATACATCCCACCCAGCCGTGCGTCAAAAGTATGCTGAGGCGATGAGCGAGCGGCAGACCGCGCTGGGCAAGTTACTTCGGAAAAATGGTGTCGAGCGAATCGATGTTCGTATGGACGATGATTATGCACCAGCAATGAAGGCTTACTTCCGTGCCCGAAGAAGGAGGAAGCGCTGATGATTAACTTTTTGTTAGCCCAAGCTCCTGCTCCCCCCCCGCCGCAGCCCCTGCCGCACCCAGAGCTGCCAGAGGTTTTCCTGCCACCTGTTCCTGAGCCTACCTGGATATACGCCGTGGCATTCTTAGCACTGGTCGGTCTGCTAGCGCTCGTTCTGTGGCTGCTTTTGCGGCCACGCCAAGCCGGGCGGCCTGAGCCTAAGAGGCCCTGGAAAAAAGCCATGCGCGCGCTCAAAGAGCTTTCTTCTAAAGCTCGGGGTTTACCCGCAGGCGAAGTCAGTGCTCAAGTCTCAGAAATTCTGCGCCGGTATTTTTTAGATCGCTACCAAGTGCCGGCACCCTTCCGCACCACTCGCGAGTTGTTTGATACTGCAAGTGCTCTGCCTGTTTCTAGGCTCCAGAAGTATGCGTCTTTAGCTACTGTGTGGGATGAGCTTTCGTTTGCGCCGGCTCCTGCATCAGAAGAAGAGACGATGGAATTGCTGGCCAAAGCGATTAACGCTTTGGAAGAGGATCATCCCGTGCAGGCGGCCGATATCGCGGCTGAAGAGCGTGTGGAGACCCCGCTTCCGCCGCTGGATGTTGGCGTAGGTCTTCGTAAGCTGTTCTTTCTGATTGCTGGGTTTGACTTTCTCATTGCGGGTGGGATGATTTCGCTGCTGTTCTTTCACGGACAGGCTCAAGAGATGTGGTGGGTTATTTTGATTCTCGCCGCCATGGTGGCCTTTTTAGGCCTTCGCAATTTCCGTGATGCTAGCGCCATTGATCCTCGGCAACGGGAGCTTGAATTGGATCCTGATGCGCCTCTAGAAGAACAAATCCGTTATTATCAACAACGGCTGATTGCCGTTCCATTGATCATGATTCCACTGACGATATGGGTGGCTTATGACATGGAGAGACTGAGCTCGGGCGCTGTTGAACAACTTCGCGTGTGGGCTCCTATCGCCGCCCTGTATGATTTCTTTGGTTACTGGGGGGCGGTTCTACTTTTCCCTGTTTTTGGCCTAGTCTCTGTGATCTTGACATGGTCCAGATTGAAGGTGCTGAAGTTGCATCTCGCACATCAAGCCCGCTCCAAATGAATCTCCCTTTTTTACCAGACATCATTCTTGCCCGGTGGGAATGGCTTTTGGCCCTTCTGCTCCTCCCGCTCATGATGTGGTGGCGGGGGCGTATCGGGCAGGCTCCTGCGGTGGCTTTCCCCACGGCTTTCATTCTTCGGGATCTAGGCTTCAAGGCTAAGTCCACTTCGGGTGGGGTGACGTTTGGACTCGTCATTGTGAGTTTAGCCGCAGCCATCATCGCTCTGGCACGACCTCAAAAAGTGATCTCTCATGATGAGGACAATTCTGAAGGTATCGCCATCTGTCTTACTGTGGACGTATCCCTTTCCATGCTGATCGAAGATTTCTACATCGGTGGCTCTCCGGTGAATCGCATCACGGCAGCGAAGAGAGTGATGCGTGACTTTATTCGTGGTCGAAAAAGCGATCGTGTGGGCATCGTGGCCTTCGCTGGCGCTCCTTACCAACCGTGCCCCTTAACCCTGGATCATGAATGGCTGGAATCGAATCTTGATCGAGTTCAAACGGGTGTGATGGAGGATGGCACTGCCATCGGCTCAGGGCTGGCGGCCGCCTCTCGCCGTTTGGATAAAGAAACCGTGCCCAGCAAAGTTATTATCTTGCTAACGGACGGTGCTAACAACAGCGGTAAACTGAGTCCTCAAGATGCGGCCAAATTGGCAGCAACTCTGGGGCAGAAAATTTACACCATTGCCATCGGTACACCTGGGGTCCACCGCATTCCCTTGCCCGACGGGCGTGTGATCACCAGTGGCAGGCAAGAATTTGACGAAGGCACCCTCCAAGAGGTCGCACGGATTGGCAGTGGTAGCTTTTACATGGCGCAGGATCTTACGGCACTGAAAGAGATCTTCAGCACGATTGATGCCCTGGAGAAAACGGAGATCAAACGCCGAACGATCAGTGAAACCGAAGAACTATTTTTCTTCCCAGCCTCTTTGGCCGCCATGCTCCTCGCACTGGCGTTGCTTTTACGACTCACCTTTTTGAATTCAGCGCCTGTGGCTGTGGCCACCTGATTTTGCTTGGCCTATGACTTTTGCATTCCCAGATCTCCTCTACCTGCTGCTTGGACTTCCTGTTTTTTTGGGATTGCGCCTGTGGGCAGCATGGCGTGCGGGGCAGATCGTGCAGAAGATGACGGCCCCTCGGCTGCGCCCCCAGCTCTTGCTGGGTATTTCAGCCGCGCGTTCCAGCATCATTTTTGCTTTGCAGCTCCTCGCCTTAGCTTGCTTCATCATTGCAATTGCGCAGCCGCGTTGGGGAGAGGATAAGACCGTGCAGGTCGAATCAGGTAGAAACATCATCATCGCCTTAGATACCTCGCGTTCCATGCTGGCGAACGATGTCACACCAGATCGTTTGACCCGGGCTAAACTGGCCGCGCAGGATGTTCTCAATTCCTTAAAAACAGATCGTGTAGGTCTCATTGCATTTGCTGGCAATGCCTACCTTCAGGCCCCTCTGACCACCGATCATGAAGCGGTGGTCGAAGCGATTCAGTCGCTTGACTTCACGGCCGTTCCTCGAGGTGGGAGTGAATTGGGTAAAGCTCTAAAGTTGGCGATGGAGACTTTTGAAAAAAGCCCCGCGCGCAATCATGGATTGATTCTTTTCAGCGATGGCGGCGAACCCGATGCCCAAGTGCGCGAATATGCCCAACAGGCTGCGAAGAAAAACATCCTCGTTCTTACAGTCGGAGTAGGGACAGAGTCTGGCGCACTGATTCCGGACCCAGATCCAGATCGTCAAGGTGACTATGTCCGTGATCGCAGTGGGAATGTTGTGAAGACCTCATTGCAAGGGGCTGTGCTGCAAGAGGTGGCTGCTGCTACACGTGGGAGGTATCTCAAATTGGGGTCCCAACCTCTGGCTGTATCCGTGGTGCGGGATCTGCTCTCTGCGCTCCAAGCACAGGCAAATGAAGCCAAGCAACTTGTGAAACCCATCGAACGTTTTCAGTGGCCGTTGTCTATTGGAGTATT comes from Prosthecobacter dejongeii and encodes:
- a CDS encoding AAA family ATPase, coding for MSEIVPPPAVPDSSSIEKASTWVQPLRNEIGRVLVGQAELVDRLLVALLTNGHVLLEGVPGLAKTLAVRTLSSALHADFKRIQFTPDLLPADVIGTMVYHPKEGSFTARLGPIFANLVLADEINRAPAKVQSALLEAMQERQVTIGENTYKLPDPFMVLATQNPIDQEGTYTLPEAQLDRFLFKVRVVYPTPAEERRVLDAMATSAPKLEVNQITKTEDIVASRTLVNAIYMDEKIRDYIVSIIQATRTPDAYAPHLKLLIRCGASPRGTINLALAAKAYAFLAGRNYVTPQDIKDLAPDILRHRILLSYEAEAEGVSSEDVIKQLLDKLPVP
- a CDS encoding DUF58 domain-containing protein — encoded protein: MSASTPENDEQLTRILKRVRRIELITRGMVKETLGGQYHSRFKGQGIEFDDFREYQAGDDVRFLDWNVTARMNEPFVRKYIEERELTAMIVVDVSGSGDYGSQEDSKRERAAEVAAVFAFSAVQNQDKVGLILVSDRVEHYLPARKGSAHALRILRDILTIQPKSRKTQLSPALDLALERVAHRALVVLVSDFLTHETTWEASLRSLAAKHDVVAAQISDPREWQLPAAGRLCLEDPETGEQFTVNTSHPAVRQKYAEAMSERQTALGKLLRKNGVERIDVRMDDDYAPAMKAYFRARRRRKR
- a CDS encoding DUF4381 family protein; protein product: MINFLLAQAPAPPPPQPLPHPELPEVFLPPVPEPTWIYAVAFLALVGLLALVLWLLLRPRQAGRPEPKRPWKKAMRALKELSSKARGLPAGEVSAQVSEILRRYFLDRYQVPAPFRTTRELFDTASALPVSRLQKYASLATVWDELSFAPAPASEEETMELLAKAINALEEDHPVQAADIAAEERVETPLPPLDVGVGLRKLFFLIAGFDFLIAGGMISLLFFHGQAQEMWWVILILAAMVAFLGLRNFRDASAIDPRQRELELDPDAPLEEQIRYYQQRLIAVPLIMIPLTIWVAYDMERLSSGAVEQLRVWAPIAALYDFFGYWGAVLLFPVFGLVSVILTWSRLKVLKLHLAHQARSK
- a CDS encoding VWA domain-containing protein, with product MNLPFLPDIILARWEWLLALLLLPLMMWWRGRIGQAPAVAFPTAFILRDLGFKAKSTSGGVTFGLVIVSLAAAIIALARPQKVISHDEDNSEGIAICLTVDVSLSMLIEDFYIGGSPVNRITAAKRVMRDFIRGRKSDRVGIVAFAGAPYQPCPLTLDHEWLESNLDRVQTGVMEDGTAIGSGLAAASRRLDKETVPSKVIILLTDGANNSGKLSPQDAAKLAATLGQKIYTIAIGTPGVHRIPLPDGRVITSGRQEFDEGTLQEVARIGSGSFYMAQDLTALKEIFSTIDALEKTEIKRRTISETEELFFFPASLAAMLLALALLLRLTFLNSAPVAVAT